A window of Pseudomonas guangdongensis contains these coding sequences:
- a CDS encoding CaiB/BaiF CoA transferase family protein, translated as MSLPAKPLAGLKVIELGTLIAGPFASRICAEFGADVIKIESPDGGDPLRKWRKLYEGTSLWWFVQARNKQSLTLNLKHPEAQAILKQLVAEADIVIENFRPGVLEKLGLGWEVLHALNPKLVMVRLSGFGQTGPMKDQPGFGAVGESMGGLRYITGFKDRPPVRTGISIGDSIAALWGVIGALMALRHREVNGGQGQVVDVALYEAVFAMMESLVPEFDVFGFIRERTGNIMPGITPSSIHTSADGKHVQIGANGDAIFKRFMLAIGREDLANDPQLADNAGRDARRDELYAAIDVWVRSLPLDAVLAVLQQAEVPASRIYSAEDMFSDPQFLARDMLQKARLPDGKEFRMPGIVPKLSETPGGTEWIGPQLGEHTAAILARLGYDAAAIAALKNAGTI; from the coding sequence ATGTCCCTGCCCGCCAAACCCCTCGCCGGCCTCAAGGTCATCGAACTCGGCACCCTGATCGCCGGCCCGTTCGCCTCGCGCATCTGCGCCGAGTTCGGCGCCGATGTGATCAAGATCGAGTCGCCCGACGGCGGCGATCCGCTGCGCAAGTGGCGCAAGCTGTACGAGGGCACCTCGCTGTGGTGGTTCGTGCAGGCGCGCAACAAGCAGTCGCTGACCCTCAACCTCAAGCACCCCGAAGCCCAGGCCATCCTCAAGCAACTGGTGGCCGAAGCGGACATCGTCATCGAGAACTTCCGCCCCGGCGTGCTGGAGAAGCTCGGCCTCGGCTGGGAGGTGCTGCACGCGCTGAACCCGAAGCTGGTGATGGTGCGCCTGTCCGGCTTCGGCCAGACCGGGCCGATGAAGGACCAGCCGGGCTTCGGCGCGGTGGGCGAGTCGATGGGCGGGCTGCGCTACATCACCGGCTTCAAGGACCGCCCGCCGGTGCGCACCGGCATCTCCATCGGCGACTCGATCGCCGCGCTGTGGGGTGTGATCGGCGCGCTGATGGCGCTGCGCCACCGCGAGGTCAACGGCGGCCAGGGCCAGGTGGTGGACGTGGCGCTGTACGAGGCGGTATTCGCCATGATGGAAAGCCTGGTGCCGGAGTTCGACGTGTTCGGCTTCATCCGCGAGCGCACCGGCAACATCATGCCCGGCATCACCCCCTCGTCGATCCACACCAGCGCCGACGGCAAGCATGTGCAGATCGGCGCCAACGGCGACGCCATCTTCAAACGCTTCATGCTGGCCATCGGCCGCGAAGACCTGGCCAACGATCCGCAATTGGCCGACAACGCCGGCCGCGATGCGCGCCGCGACGAGCTGTACGCGGCGATCGACGTCTGGGTGCGCTCGCTGCCGCTGGACGCGGTGCTGGCGGTGCTGCAGCAGGCCGAGGTGCCGGCCAGTCGCATCTACAGCGCCGAGGACATGTTCAGCGATCCGCAGTTCCTCGCCCGCGACATGCTGCAGAAGGCGCGCCTGCCGGACGGCAAAGAGTTCCGGATGCCCGGCATCGTGCCGAAGCTCTCCGAGACGCCCGGCGGCACCGAGTGGATCGGCCCACAGCTGGGCGAGCATACCGCGGCCATTCTCGCGCGCCTGGGCTACGACGCCGCCGCCATTGCCGCCCTGAAAAACGCCGGAACGATCTGA
- a CDS encoding YaeQ family protein produces MALQSTPYKVELNLTDLDRGVYENLRFTVAKHPSETEERMAVRLIAYALFYNEQLAFGRGLSDVDEPALWEKSLDGRVLHWIEVGQPDAERITWCSRRTERTSLLAYGNLRVWQGKVVDAVKTLKNVHIAALPQEPLAELARDLPRSISWSLMISEGTLFVTDERGQQHELQLEWLLGERG; encoded by the coding sequence ATGGCCCTGCAGTCCACGCCCTACAAAGTCGAACTCAACCTCACCGATCTGGATCGCGGGGTCTACGAGAACCTGCGCTTCACCGTCGCCAAGCACCCCTCGGAAACCGAGGAGCGCATGGCGGTGCGGCTGATCGCCTATGCGCTGTTCTACAACGAGCAGCTGGCCTTCGGCCGCGGCCTGTCCGATGTGGACGAGCCGGCGCTGTGGGAAAAGAGCCTGGACGGTCGCGTGCTGCACTGGATCGAGGTCGGCCAGCCGGACGCCGAGCGCATCACCTGGTGCTCACGGCGCACCGAGCGCACCAGCCTGCTGGCCTACGGCAACCTGCGCGTCTGGCAGGGCAAGGTGGTCGATGCGGTGAAGACCCTGAAGAACGTCCATATCGCCGCGCTGCCCCAGGAGCCGCTGGCCGAGCTGGCCCGCGACCTGCCGCGCAGCATCAGCTGGAGCCTGATGATCAGCGAAGGCACCCTGTTCGTCACCGACGAACGCGGCCAGCAGCACGAACTGCAGCTGGAGTGGCTGCTCGGCGAGCGCGGCTGA